The following are from one region of the Salvia hispanica cultivar TCC Black 2014 chromosome 1, UniMelb_Shisp_WGS_1.0, whole genome shotgun sequence genome:
- the LOC125201776 gene encoding E3 ubiquitin-protein ligase ATL4-like yields the protein MSAPPPPATIVYGGASVITQMPQFPPPYIDTSSPSSSSSTDDVSWSSIVLIIIIIASALVISASIYLLLRLLSKRIHHTDSVADDDDVVVSSQPQCHVAAAPASNLLDSLPLFTFRSVTGNLSGGGDCAVCLSKFEPHDQLRLLPICCHAFHADCIDAWIVSNQTCPLCRSAVIASDSELLDKILLNQSRGINSGDGNGSSGSFRIEIGSISRGGSAAAEAAERERRSYSIGSFEYIVDDNGYEVSAGSVTHRSNSADKDSSAGIPTPGEALAAEVSSGRNWLRDYMDRLASASLRSSGRFFSGSSRRSEPVVAAAVVDDLEANRAGEEISEMFRWLSGI from the coding sequence ATGTCCGCTCCACCGCCGCCCGCCACCATCGTCTACGGCGGCGCCTCCGTCATCACGCAAATGCCGCAATTTCCGCCGCCGTATATAGACACGTCGTCTCCGTCGTCTTCCTCCTCAACCGACGACGTCTCGTGGTCGTCCATAGTGTTAATCATAATCATCATCGCCTCCGCCCTAGTTATTTCGGCGTCAATCTAtctcctcctccgcctcctcTCGAAGCGCATCCATCACACTGACTCCGTCGCCGACGACGACGACGTCGTCGTCTCCAGCCAGCCGCAATGCCACGTGGCGGCGGCGCCGGCGAGCAATCTGCTCGATTCTCTCCCGCTCTTCACGTTCCGATCGGTCACCGGAAATctcagcggcggcggcgactgCGCCGTGTGCCTGTCGAAATTCGAGCCGCACGATCAGCTCCGCCTGCTGCCGATCTGCTGCCACGCGTTCCACGCCGATTGCATCGACGCGTGGATCGTATCCAATCAGACGTGCCCGCTCTGCCGCTCCGCCGTGATCGCATCCGATTCCGAATTGCTCGATAAAATCCTCCTCAATCAGAGCCGCGGCATTAATTCCGGCGACGGAAACGGCAGCAGCGGCAGTTTCCGCATCGAGATCGGAAGCATCAGCCGCGGCGGCAGCGCCGCCGCCGAGGCGGCGGAACGAGAGCGGCGCTCGTACTCCATAGGCTCGTTCGAGTACATCGTCGACGATAACGGCTACGAGGTCTCGGCAGGATCCGTGACTCATCGCAGCAATTCGGCGGACAAGGACTCCTCCGCCGGAATTCCGACGCCGGGAGAGGCGCTCGCGGCGGAAGTATCCAGCGGCAGGAATTGGCTGAGGGATTATATGGACAGGCTGGCATCGGCGTCGTTGAGAAGCTCTGGGAGATTCTTCTCAGGCAGCAGCCGGCGGAGCGAGCCtgtcgtcgccgccgccgtggTCGACGATCTGGAGGCGAACCGCGCCGGAGAGGAGATCAGTGAGATGTTCCGGTGGCTTTCCGGGATATGA